Proteins from a single region of Amycolatopsis sp. CA-230715:
- a CDS encoding sortase domain-containing protein, which yields MTDRSDRRTEAGILAAAVAAVVVALAGALLGTSLLSSAVAERTMTGLPSGPADSALGPSVTARLAEGGDAPFPPSAPISLDVPALGIDSATVVDLGRTPTGAMEVPGSAGVLGWYTTNPTPGEPGAAVIAGHTLFAHSYGVFHRLRDLVPGDQVRVTRADGKVAEFTVERVDTHHGAVGAEDVAPDRTTRAELRLVTCGGLYDDAPDDTVTVVTAALVPDALAK from the coding sequence GTGACGGACAGATCCGATCGTCGTACCGAGGCGGGGATTCTCGCCGCGGCCGTGGCCGCCGTAGTGGTCGCGCTGGCAGGCGCCCTGCTCGGCACCAGCCTGCTCTCCTCGGCGGTGGCCGAGCGCACCATGACCGGGCTGCCGAGCGGGCCCGCCGACAGCGCACTCGGCCCCTCGGTGACCGCACGGCTCGCCGAGGGTGGCGACGCGCCGTTCCCGCCGTCGGCGCCGATCTCGCTGGACGTCCCGGCGCTCGGCATCGACTCGGCGACGGTCGTCGACCTCGGCCGCACCCCGACCGGCGCGATGGAGGTCCCCGGCAGCGCGGGCGTCCTCGGCTGGTACACCACCAACCCGACGCCGGGCGAGCCGGGCGCGGCGGTCATCGCGGGGCACACCCTGTTCGCGCATTCCTACGGCGTGTTCCACCGGCTGCGCGATCTGGTGCCCGGCGACCAGGTCCGCGTCACGCGCGCCGACGGCAAGGTCGCGGAGTTCACCGTCGAACGGGTCGACACGCACCACGGCGCGGTCGGCGCGGAGGACGTCGCCCCGGATCGCACCACCCGCGCCGAACTGCGCCTGGTCACCTGCGGCGGCCTCTACGACGACGCGCCGGACGACACGGTCACCGTGGTCACCGCCGCACTCGTCCCCGACGCGCTCGCGAAGTAG
- a CDS encoding DUF885 domain-containing protein: MTVTQLADEYVEVMFETEPLWPAMLGLDLERPGIGDLSAEAEQTLVAKLKSLEERATAIDPASLTAEDKVTRDVLLSQLRGQLDRAEHGLVEFTVTDIFIAPAVSMLTALPMVTVATAEQAEVHLGRLAAIPCYLGQALDRHRAGIEAGRLPIAHLVRAAIDHLGRYLDSDPANDPLARQELPDEALTERRTALLRDVVRPGFAAYRDGLIADVEPHGRLADRAGLCWLPGGQESYAAFARLHTTTDRTPDELHETGLRIIGELAEEYAEIGGRVFGTRDVREVFEHLRTDPELRWRDAEDLLDTARGAIGRAEAAAPEWFGRIPSAGWVVSAVPEAEAPGAPAAYYIQPSADGARPGTYYANTHEVTERFRHAAEATAFHEAIPGHHFQISTALGLDELPLLRRLGDFNAYIEGWGLYSERLAFEMGLYSDDVALLGMLTLDSMRAGRLVVDTGLHAKGWSRQQAVDYLVEHTPMSRVEIESEVDRYLAYPGQALAYMVGRLEIQRIRAHAEKVLGDRFDIKAFHDLVLGGGALPLSTLEYVVREWAVANGAAW; the protein is encoded by the coding sequence ATGACCGTGACCCAGCTCGCCGACGAGTACGTCGAGGTGATGTTCGAGACCGAGCCGCTGTGGCCTGCCATGCTGGGCCTCGACCTCGAACGGCCGGGGATCGGCGATCTGTCCGCCGAGGCCGAGCAGACCCTCGTCGCGAAGCTGAAGTCGCTCGAAGAGCGGGCCACCGCGATCGACCCGGCCTCGCTCACCGCCGAGGACAAGGTCACCCGCGACGTGCTGCTCAGCCAGCTCAGGGGCCAGCTCGACCGCGCGGAGCACGGGCTCGTCGAGTTCACCGTCACCGACATCTTCATAGCGCCCGCGGTGTCGATGCTGACCGCGTTGCCGATGGTGACCGTCGCGACGGCGGAGCAGGCCGAGGTCCACCTCGGGCGGCTCGCCGCGATCCCCTGCTACCTCGGCCAGGCGCTCGACCGGCACCGCGCCGGGATCGAAGCCGGGCGGCTGCCGATCGCCCACCTCGTCCGCGCGGCGATCGACCACCTTGGCCGCTACCTGGACTCCGATCCCGCGAACGACCCGCTCGCGCGCCAGGAGCTGCCGGACGAGGCGCTGACCGAGCGGCGGACGGCGTTGCTGCGGGACGTGGTGCGCCCCGGGTTCGCCGCCTACCGCGACGGCCTGATCGCCGACGTCGAACCGCACGGCAGGCTGGCCGACCGCGCCGGGCTGTGCTGGCTGCCCGGCGGCCAGGAGAGCTACGCGGCGTTCGCGCGCCTGCACACCACCACCGACCGCACCCCCGACGAGCTGCACGAGACCGGGTTGCGGATCATCGGCGAACTCGCCGAGGAGTACGCCGAGATCGGCGGCAGGGTGTTCGGCACCCGTGACGTGCGGGAGGTGTTCGAGCACCTGCGGACCGATCCGGAGCTGCGCTGGCGTGACGCCGAAGACCTCCTCGACACCGCGCGCGGCGCGATCGGCAGGGCGGAGGCGGCCGCGCCGGAGTGGTTCGGGCGCATCCCGTCCGCGGGGTGGGTCGTCTCGGCGGTGCCCGAGGCCGAGGCGCCGGGCGCGCCCGCCGCGTACTACATCCAGCCCTCCGCGGACGGCGCGCGGCCGGGCACCTACTACGCCAACACCCACGAGGTGACCGAGCGGTTCCGCCACGCGGCCGAGGCGACCGCCTTCCACGAAGCCATTCCCGGCCACCACTTCCAGATCAGCACCGCGCTCGGGCTCGACGAGCTGCCGCTGCTGCGCAGGCTCGGCGACTTCAACGCCTACATCGAAGGCTGGGGCCTCTACAGCGAGCGGCTCGCGTTCGAGATGGGCCTGTACTCCGACGATGTCGCGCTGCTCGGCATGCTCACGCTCGACTCGATGCGGGCGGGGCGGCTGGTGGTCGACACCGGGCTGCACGCGAAGGGGTGGAGCAGGCAGCAGGCCGTCGACTACCTCGTCGAGCACACGCCGATGTCGCGTGTCGAGATCGAGTCCGAAGTGGACCGCTATCTCGCCTACCCCGGGCAGGCGCTGGCGTACATGGTGGGGCGGCTGGAGATCCAGCGCATCCGCGCGCACGCCGAAAAGGTGCTGGGGGATAGGTTCGACATCAAGGCGTTCCACGACCTCGTCCTCGGCGGTGGCGCGCTTCCACTGTCCACTTTGGAGTATGTCGTGCGGGAATGGGCCGTCGCGAACGGGGCGGCCTGGTGA
- a CDS encoding LysR substrate-binding domain-containing protein, whose amino-acid sequence MDSFAKLDRGTLRLGSFPTASASLLPLALTRFSRKHPGARAHVRSALLAELLELLHTGEIELALLWDYEWNRVDESALTVAHLLDDPTVLVVPANSELLDEAEITLASLASQQWIIRADHHPVATVLRRSCHLAGFDPIIAYESHDYQEAQAMVAAGLGIAIAPRLALTNRRSDVRLVSFASGVPAPTRRILLARPGTREPTPAALAMTEILRAVAQKFSDSSLHRTRLGSVPGR is encoded by the coding sequence CTGGACTCGTTCGCCAAGCTCGACCGCGGTACGCTCCGGCTCGGCTCGTTCCCCACGGCCAGCGCGTCGCTGCTGCCGCTGGCACTGACCCGGTTCTCCCGCAAGCATCCCGGTGCGCGCGCCCACGTCCGCTCGGCGCTGCTGGCCGAGCTGCTGGAACTGCTGCACACCGGCGAGATCGAGCTGGCGCTGCTGTGGGACTACGAATGGAACCGCGTCGACGAAAGCGCGCTGACGGTCGCGCACCTGCTCGACGATCCGACGGTCCTGGTGGTCCCGGCGAATTCGGAGCTGCTCGACGAAGCCGAGATCACGCTCGCCTCGCTCGCGTCCCAGCAGTGGATCATCAGGGCGGACCACCACCCGGTCGCCACCGTGCTGCGCCGCAGCTGCCACCTCGCCGGGTTCGACCCGATCATCGCCTACGAGTCGCACGACTACCAGGAGGCGCAGGCGATGGTGGCGGCGGGGCTCGGCATCGCGATCGCGCCGCGGCTCGCGCTGACGAACCGGCGCAGCGACGTCCGGCTGGTGAGCTTCGCCAGCGGCGTCCCGGCGCCGACGCGGCGGATCCTGCTGGCGCGCCCGGGAACCAGGGAGCCGACACCCGCGGCGCTCGCGATGACGGAGATCCTGCGCGCGGTGGCGCAGAAGTTCTCCGACAGCAGCCTGCACCGCACGCGGCTCGGCTCGGTGCCCGGCCGGTGA
- a CDS encoding IS5 family transposase (programmed frameshift): MICAVVDALSRRLVPDELWALVEPLIPSFAPRPQGGGRAPVDDRAVFTAVVYVLTSGCAWRMLPPSFGVTVPTAHRRFTEWTKAGLWPRLHRAVLDELGSQGEIDWSRAVLDGASVRAKKGGPMTGPNPVDRGKAGSKIHVLSDRAGLPLAVAVSAANTNDSYTLKPLVMAIPAIKSRRGPRRRKPSKLHADKAYDHTDLRDWVRDRGIVVRIARKGIESSKKLGKHRWVIERSIAWLFGYHRLAIRYDRYANHFCAFLTLAATLTCYKKLAK; encoded by the exons ATGATCTGTGCTGTGGTCGATGCGTTGTCTCGGCGGTTGGTGCCGGATGAGTTGTGGGCTCTGGTCGAGCCGTTGATCCCCTCGTTTGCGCCGCGTCCGCAGGGTGGTGGCAGGGCGCCAGTTGACGACCGGGCCGTGTTCACGGCGGTGGTGTACGTGCTGACTAGCGGGTGCGCGTGGCGGATGCTGCCACCGTCGTTCGGCGTCACGGTGCCGACCGCGCATCGACGGTTCACCGAATGGACCAAAGCCGGTCTATGGCCTCGACTGCACCGGGCCGTCCTGGACGAACTGGGCAGCCAAGGCGAGATCGACTGGTCACGGGCAGTCCTGGACGGAGCATCGGTTCGCGCGAAAAAAG GGGGACCCATGACCGGCCCGAACCCGGTCGACCGCGGCAAGGCCGGATCGAAGATCCACGTCCTGTCCGACCGGGCGGGCCTGCCGCTGGCGGTCGCGGTATCTGCCGCGAACACCAACGACTCCTACACTCTCAAACCCTTGGTCATGGCGATCCCCGCGATCAAGTCCCGACGCGGACCCCGCCGCCGCAAACCCAGCAAGCTGCACGCCGACAAGGCCTACGACCACACCGACCTACGGGACTGGGTCCGTGACCGCGGCATCGTCGTGCGCATCGCCCGCAAAGGCATCGAGTCCAGCAAGAAACTCGGCAAACACCGCTGGGTCATCGAACGATCCATCGCCTGGCTCTTCGGCTACCACCGGCTCGCCATCCGCTATGACCGCTACGCCAACCACTTCTGCGCCTTCCTCACCCTCGCCGCCACTCTCACCTGCTACAAGAAACTCGCCAAATGA
- a CDS encoding DUF885 domain-containing protein, whose product MGRRERGGLVTGVESPAALADELTGALFEADPLRPMLLGLPGSSGLPDPSRAAGLRHRERFAGISARAEALPVPESEVDVVTLEVVRQQAKAAIDLIDAGLGDFAVNDSFAAPALIPLVLMPNAVPDTAEKAEAHLDRLAAFPSYLDAVCERQRAGADEGLVAAAFLVREGIAAVERYLGNPLTDPLRLDAKAAGFADRQERLLTESVRPAYSAYRNFLRDEVAPKALPDEKPGLCWLSGGEARYEALIRAHTTTERSARELHETGLAFVERLGDEYRELGARVFGVTDLGELFARLRTDPALRWGDADEMLEAARTSIGRAEAAAPRWFGKLPSASCAITAMPEHEADGGSIAYYFEPALDGSRPGTYYVNTFRARERFRHESDAVAFHEGVPGHHLQNSLSLALADLPLLRRVAEVNAYLEGWALYAERLADEMGLYTDDVSRFGLLAQDSLRAGRLVVDTGMHALGWSRERAVEYLRVNSPMPPVAIEAEIDRYAGCPGQALSYMVGRLEIQRVRAHAEEALGERFDIRAFHDEVLGHGVLPLSVLDGVIRRWITRVSV is encoded by the coding sequence ATGGGCCGTCGCGAACGGGGCGGCCTGGTGACCGGTGTGGAGAGCCCCGCCGCGCTCGCCGACGAGCTGACCGGCGCGCTGTTCGAAGCGGATCCGTTGCGTCCCATGCTGCTCGGGCTGCCGGGGTCGTCCGGCCTTCCCGATCCGAGCAGGGCCGCCGGGCTGCGGCACCGCGAGCGGTTCGCCGGGATCTCCGCGCGCGCAGAGGCGCTGCCCGTTCCAGAGTCCGAAGTGGACGTGGTGACCCTCGAAGTGGTCCGCCAGCAGGCGAAGGCGGCGATCGACCTCATCGACGCCGGGCTCGGCGACTTCGCGGTCAACGACTCCTTCGCCGCGCCCGCGCTGATCCCGCTGGTGCTGATGCCCAACGCCGTGCCCGACACCGCCGAGAAGGCGGAAGCCCACCTGGACAGGCTCGCCGCGTTCCCGTCCTATTTGGACGCCGTGTGCGAGCGGCAGCGCGCCGGTGCGGACGAAGGGCTCGTGGCGGCGGCTTTCCTGGTGCGGGAAGGGATCGCGGCCGTCGAACGGTACCTCGGCAACCCGTTGACCGACCCGCTCCGCCTCGACGCGAAGGCGGCCGGTTTCGCCGACCGGCAGGAGCGGTTGCTGACCGAGTCGGTCCGGCCCGCCTACTCCGCCTACCGGAACTTCCTGCGCGACGAAGTGGCACCGAAAGCGCTGCCGGACGAGAAACCCGGTCTGTGCTGGCTTTCCGGCGGCGAGGCGAGGTACGAAGCGCTGATCCGCGCGCACACCACCACCGAGCGGTCCGCGCGGGAACTGCACGAAACCGGGCTCGCGTTCGTCGAGCGGCTCGGCGACGAGTACCGCGAACTCGGCGCGCGGGTCTTCGGCGTCACCGATCTCGGCGAGTTGTTCGCCCGCCTGCGCACCGATCCCGCGCTGCGCTGGGGCGACGCGGACGAGATGCTCGAAGCGGCGCGGACGAGCATCGGCCGTGCCGAAGCGGCGGCGCCGCGCTGGTTCGGGAAGCTGCCGTCCGCGTCGTGCGCGATCACCGCGATGCCCGAGCACGAGGCGGACGGCGGGTCGATCGCCTACTACTTCGAGCCCGCGCTCGACGGTTCGCGGCCGGGCACGTACTACGTCAACACGTTCCGCGCGCGGGAGCGCTTCCGGCACGAGTCGGACGCCGTGGCGTTCCACGAGGGCGTGCCGGGGCACCACCTGCAGAACTCGCTTTCCTTGGCGTTGGCCGATCTCCCGCTGCTGCGCCGCGTCGCCGAGGTGAACGCCTACCTCGAAGGGTGGGCGCTCTACGCCGAGCGGCTCGCGGACGAGATGGGGCTGTACACCGACGACGTGAGCCGGTTCGGCCTGCTGGCGCAGGATTCGCTGCGCGCGGGCAGGCTCGTCGTCGACACCGGTATGCACGCGCTGGGCTGGAGCCGCGAACGCGCCGTCGAGTACCTGCGGGTGAACTCGCCGATGCCGCCGGTGGCGATCGAGGCGGAGATCGACCGGTACGCGGGCTGTCCCGGGCAAGCGTTGTCCTACATGGTGGGCAGGCTGGAGATCCAGCGCGTCCGCGCGCACGCCGAAGAAGCGCTGGGGGAGCGGTTCGACATCCGCGCGTTCCACGACGAGGTGCTCGGGCACGGCGTGCTGCCGCTGTCGGTGCTCGACGGCGTGATCCGGCGCTGGATCACGCGCGTTTCCGTTTAG
- a CDS encoding PrpF domain-containing protein, whose protein sequence is MHVPATLVRGGTSKCWLFDAADVPSDLDELERLLISAYGAADPVQLDGVGGATPTTSKAAVVRRADTGSVDVDYLFCQVGIGVERVEWGSNCGNCATAIGLWAVTRGLVPITGDRTRVVLRNTNTGAVLEAEVDTTGGIAHEFGTATVPGTRSGGVAVGLTFVDPVHSVPSPRTELVVDDRAVPVTLLDAGAPMALVDAARTGRDAAASIAAVRREVGWLRSVRRAAAPLMGLSPEADAVPKVGLVGSPVAYRSTTGERIGAADYDVSVRMLTMTEPHPTIGLTSATGIGVANLVPGSVVHARSTEPGGEVLRIGTPAGVVAVTCADLDGSVPRRVTVRRAARVLCEASISVAEPLSA, encoded by the coding sequence GTGCACGTGCCAGCGACCTTGGTCAGAGGGGGAACCAGCAAGTGCTGGTTGTTCGACGCCGCCGACGTACCGTCCGATTTGGACGAACTCGAACGGCTCCTCATCAGCGCTTACGGCGCGGCCGACCCGGTGCAGCTCGACGGCGTCGGCGGCGCGACGCCGACCACCTCGAAGGCCGCCGTGGTCCGGCGCGCCGACACCGGAAGCGTTGACGTCGACTACCTCTTCTGCCAGGTCGGCATCGGCGTCGAGCGGGTCGAATGGGGCAGCAACTGCGGGAACTGCGCCACCGCGATCGGCCTGTGGGCGGTCACCCGCGGTCTCGTGCCGATCACCGGCGACCGCACGCGCGTGGTGCTGCGCAACACCAACACCGGCGCCGTGCTGGAGGCCGAAGTGGACACCACCGGCGGGATCGCGCACGAGTTCGGCACCGCGACCGTGCCGGGCACCCGTTCCGGCGGCGTCGCGGTCGGACTGACCTTTGTGGACCCCGTCCACTCGGTGCCTTCGCCGAGGACCGAGTTGGTCGTCGACGACCGCGCGGTGCCGGTGACCCTGCTGGACGCGGGCGCCCCGATGGCCCTCGTCGACGCCGCCCGCACCGGGCGCGACGCCGCCGCGTCGATCGCCGCGGTCCGCCGGGAAGTCGGCTGGCTGCGATCCGTGCGCCGCGCCGCGGCACCGCTGATGGGGCTCAGCCCGGAGGCCGACGCCGTGCCGAAAGTGGGGCTCGTCGGTTCGCCGGTGGCCTACCGCAGCACGACCGGGGAACGGATCGGCGCCGCCGACTACGACGTCTCGGTGCGCATGCTGACCATGACCGAGCCCCATCCCACGATCGGGCTGACCTCGGCCACGGGCATCGGCGTGGCCAACCTCGTGCCCGGTTCGGTGGTGCACGCCCGCTCCACCGAGCCGGGCGGGGAAGTGCTGCGAATCGGCACCCCGGCCGGGGTCGTGGCCGTAACCTGTGCGGACCTCGACGGGTCCGTGCCGCGCCGGGTGACCGTGCGGCGCGCGGCGCGGGTGCTGTGCGAAGCCAGCATCTCCGTCGCCGAACCGCTTTCCGCCTGA
- a CDS encoding LLM class F420-dependent oxidoreductase, which translates to MRIGIQINYAGGFRESVAEIVELERAGLDIVFIPEAYSFDAVSQLGFIAARTERVEIASGIVQIYTRTPTLTAMTAAGLDFVSDGRFTLGMGASGPQVIEGFHGVKYDAPLARTREVVEICRQVWRRERVVHDGRHYQIPLPADQGTGLGKPLKLINHPVRSRIPIMLASLGPKNVALTAEIAEAWEPIFFHPEKAKDVWGAPLAEGKAKRDSELGELDTVVGLPVAIGDDVTHLLDNIRHYVALYVGGMGARGKNFYNDLMCRYGYEAEAKQVQDLYLDGKKDEAAAALPRELLEAMSLVGPVGHVKERLAAFREAGATTLQVNVIEPDPARRPAVVRELKELTA; encoded by the coding sequence ATGCGCATCGGGATCCAGATCAACTACGCCGGGGGCTTCCGGGAGTCCGTCGCCGAGATCGTCGAACTGGAACGCGCCGGGCTGGACATCGTCTTCATCCCGGAGGCGTACTCGTTCGACGCGGTGAGCCAGCTCGGGTTCATCGCCGCCCGCACCGAGCGGGTGGAGATCGCGTCCGGGATCGTGCAGATCTACACGCGCACGCCGACCCTGACCGCGATGACCGCGGCTGGCCTCGACTTCGTCTCGGACGGCCGGTTCACCCTCGGCATGGGCGCCTCGGGACCCCAGGTGATCGAGGGCTTCCACGGCGTGAAGTACGACGCGCCGCTCGCCCGCACGCGCGAGGTTGTCGAAATCTGCCGCCAGGTGTGGCGCCGCGAGCGCGTGGTCCACGACGGCAGGCACTACCAGATCCCGCTGCCCGCCGACCAGGGCACCGGGCTCGGCAAGCCGCTCAAGCTGATCAACCACCCGGTGCGCTCGCGCATCCCGATCATGCTCGCTTCGCTCGGCCCCAAGAACGTCGCGCTGACGGCCGAAATCGCCGAGGCGTGGGAGCCGATCTTCTTCCACCCGGAGAAGGCGAAGGACGTGTGGGGCGCCCCGCTCGCCGAGGGCAAGGCGAAGCGCGACTCCGAGCTGGGCGAGCTGGACACCGTCGTCGGCCTGCCGGTGGCGATCGGCGACGACGTGACGCACCTGCTCGACAACATCCGGCACTACGTCGCGCTCTACGTCGGCGGCATGGGCGCGCGCGGCAAGAACTTCTACAACGACCTGATGTGCCGCTACGGCTACGAGGCCGAGGCGAAGCAAGTGCAGGACCTGTACCTGGACGGGAAGAAGGACGAGGCCGCCGCGGCGCTCCCGCGGGAGCTGCTGGAGGCGATGTCGCTCGTCGGGCCGGTCGGCCACGTCAAGGAGCGCCTCGCCGCGTTCCGCGAGGCCGGGGCGACCACCTTGCAGGTCAACGTGATCGAGCCGGACCCGGCGCGGCGCCCCGCCGTGGTGCGCGAGCTGAAGGAACTCACCGCCTGA
- a CDS encoding helix-turn-helix domain-containing protein — protein MLDLRRLLLLVDVAEHGSLTGAAAAAGITPSAASQQMSRLEAEVGQPLLYRLPRGVRLTDAERRWSREDRRSGANSVPHKRIWTRSPSSTAVRSGSARSPRPARRCCRWH, from the coding sequence GTGCTGGATCTGCGGAGGCTGCTGCTGCTCGTCGACGTGGCCGAGCACGGGTCGCTCACCGGCGCCGCGGCGGCGGCCGGGATCACGCCGTCGGCGGCGTCACAGCAGATGTCCCGGCTGGAAGCGGAGGTCGGCCAGCCGCTGCTGTACCGGCTGCCGCGCGGGGTCCGGCTCACCGACGCGGAGCGGCGCTGGTCGCGAGAGGACAGACGATCCGGCGCGAACTCCGTGCCGCACAAGCGGATCTGGACTCGTTCGCCAAGCTCGACCGCGGTACGCTCCGGCTCGGCTCGTTCCCCACGGCCAGCGCGTCGCTGCTGCCGCTGGCACTGA
- a CDS encoding Ppx/GppA phosphatase family protein → MALGGNVAESVGVLDVGSFSAHLVVLERGGTPLEPSLEHKTRLRLDRELDEDGRLSGRGVQAVAAAVADAAAVAKAHGIGEVFPLATSSIRDAANSAEIVAEVARASGVRLRFLPGEREAELAYAAARRWYGAAAGPLLAMDIGGGTLEIAAGTGQEAEFARSLRLGARELTRGWLSQGADDAKRVDALRAYALKRVRKTLSAAPELEHAHVAGCSKVFQQLARLTGARPQREGPYVARELRLDQLRDWIPRLAVLPPSRRAKLPGISRCRAGQALAGAVVAEALLTVTGGTVSICPWSTRDGLLIALAEGSVVAGKNGRLGGADAA, encoded by the coding sequence ATGGCGTTAGGCGGAAACGTGGCGGAATCGGTGGGGGTCCTGGACGTCGGGTCGTTCAGCGCGCATTTGGTGGTGCTGGAACGCGGCGGCACGCCGCTCGAACCGAGCCTGGAGCACAAGACGCGGCTCCGGCTGGACCGCGAGCTCGACGAGGACGGCAGGCTGAGCGGGCGTGGCGTCCAAGCGGTCGCCGCCGCGGTGGCCGACGCGGCGGCGGTGGCGAAGGCGCACGGGATCGGCGAGGTGTTCCCGCTGGCCACGTCCTCGATCAGGGACGCGGCGAACTCGGCCGAGATCGTCGCGGAGGTCGCGCGCGCGTCGGGGGTGCGGCTGCGGTTCCTGCCCGGTGAGCGCGAGGCGGAGCTGGCCTACGCGGCTGCCCGCCGCTGGTACGGCGCGGCCGCGGGGCCCCTGCTCGCGATGGACATCGGCGGCGGCACGCTCGAAATCGCCGCGGGCACCGGCCAGGAGGCCGAGTTCGCGCGCTCGCTGCGGCTCGGCGCGCGCGAACTGACCAGGGGATGGCTTTCGCAGGGGGCGGACGACGCGAAGCGGGTCGACGCGCTGCGCGCTTACGCCCTCAAACGCGTGCGGAAGACGCTGTCCGCGGCGCCGGAACTGGAGCACGCGCACGTCGCGGGCTGTTCCAAGGTGTTCCAGCAGCTCGCCAGGCTGACCGGCGCGCGTCCGCAGCGCGAAGGCCCTTACGTGGCCAGGGAACTGCGCCTCGACCAGCTGCGCGACTGGATCCCCCGCCTCGCGGTCCTGCCGCCGTCGCGCCGCGCGAAACTGCCGGGGATCTCCCGGTGCCGGGCCGGGCAGGCGCTCGCGGGCGCGGTCGTCGCCGAGGCGCTGCTCACCGTGACCGGCGGAACGGTGTCCATCTGCCCGTGGTCGACGCGCGACGGGCTCCTGATCGCGCTGGCCGAGGGCAGCGTCGTGGCCGGGAAGAACGGCAGGCTCGGCGGTGCCGACGCGGCGTGA
- a CDS encoding AsnC family protein: MAVTDPVDSRLLAALAELGKAAVHELAAKVGMDPREVAYRLVSLSGSGLPLLVGVESDPNGLRAALAGAPQQPPNQQVPQPGPQQRPPQPPSPVHGAPSGAYAVHGTPSAAYPVQGTPSAPYPVQGVPSGAYPVRQGPPPMARPPQGPPPRPQQPMRPPPPPPVDPVMSTWGPPQSASWARGDEQMPGAPKAPVPNRTGRTGDVLPSEGLEGEQLTVQLLEVQDPADFLFSAAGYRLEENERSVVVHTEVVNRGPIPFASLPDNFLELITADGKAIGKAPVSLTSRPPHKIGVQPGETAGGHTVYVLPESTRVVSVRWSPRPEPDERTITWAIED; encoded by the coding sequence GTGGCCGTGACCGATCCCGTTGACTCCCGCCTGCTCGCCGCACTGGCCGAGCTGGGCAAGGCGGCGGTGCACGAGCTGGCCGCGAAGGTCGGCATGGACCCGCGCGAGGTCGCCTACCGGCTGGTCTCCCTGTCCGGCAGCGGGCTGCCGCTGCTCGTCGGCGTGGAGAGCGACCCCAACGGACTGCGCGCCGCGCTCGCCGGCGCGCCGCAGCAGCCACCGAACCAGCAGGTCCCCCAGCCGGGCCCGCAGCAACGGCCCCCGCAGCCGCCTTCACCCGTGCACGGCGCGCCCTCGGGTGCCTACGCCGTGCACGGCACACCTTCGGCCGCGTACCCGGTGCAGGGCACGCCGTCGGCGCCCTACCCGGTGCAGGGCGTGCCGTCGGGCGCGTATCCGGTGCGGCAGGGACCGCCGCCGATGGCACGGCCGCCGCAGGGCCCGCCGCCGCGACCCCAGCAGCCGATGCGGCCACCGCCTCCGCCGCCGGTGGACCCGGTGATGAGCACCTGGGGGCCGCCGCAGAGCGCGTCGTGGGCGCGCGGCGACGAGCAAATGCCCGGTGCGCCGAAGGCGCCCGTACCGAACCGCACCGGCCGCACCGGGGACGTGCTGCCGAGCGAAGGTCTCGAAGGCGAGCAGCTCACCGTGCAGCTGCTGGAGGTGCAGGATCCGGCGGACTTCCTGTTCAGCGCGGCGGGATACCGCCTGGAGGAGAACGAGCGGTCGGTCGTGGTGCACACCGAGGTGGTCAACCGCGGGCCCATCCCGTTCGCCTCGCTGCCGGACAACTTCCTCGAGCTGATCACCGCCGACGGCAAGGCCATCGGCAAGGCGCCGGTCTCGCTGACTTCGCGGCCACCGCACAAAATCGGCGTGCAGCCGGGTGAGACCGCGGGCGGGCACACCGTCTACGTGCTGCCGGAGTCCACGCGCGTGGTGTCGGTGCGCTGGAGCCCGCGGCCCGAACCGGACGAACGCACCATCACCTGGGCGATCGAGGACTGA